A window of Macadamia integrifolia cultivar HAES 741 unplaced genomic scaffold, SCU_Mint_v3 scaffold337, whole genome shotgun sequence contains these coding sequences:
- the LOC122068047 gene encoding HIPL1 protein-like → MDRILDILFLFPLLFLLLQPSSSHPLCTDSTAPLTPKTPLTFCPYNGSICCDSIKDSQLQKQFLSMNISDQACASLMQSILCASCDQFSAELFTIESGARTVPVLCNSTILEDSTQSNSSAANDYCGTVWDTCNNVTMLNSPFNSSLNPNSSSKLTDFWSSKNEFCNLFGGASSNESVCFSGEAVTLENTEIQDPPPNGLCIERISNGSFLNLAPHPDGSNRIFLGDQMGRIWLVSVPAMGSGETIVVDESNPFLDITNQVHVSDSFGVMGIAFHPNFVHNGRFFVSFNCDKTEWPGCSGRCSCNSDVNCDPTKLGLDGGSFPCQYYTIVSEFTANGTNAQILSSMAEASSPTEVRRIFSMGLPFTNHHGGQLLFGPEDGYLYFMMGDGGKDDPYNFAQNKKSVLGKIMRLDVDNLPTAKETTQLGLWGNYSIPQDNPYSEDPTLRPEIWAWGFRNPWRCSFDAERPEYFMCSDDVVSTYEEVNMITKGGNYGWRTYEGTYLFNTTDSPGGHTSPKSINAIFPVMGYNFSEVNKGDGSAALIGGYFYRSMADPCMYGRYLFADLYGAAIFAGTETPENSGNFTRNQLPFSCALDSPLKCGSTADGLPDLGFILSFAEDNSNDIFLITANGLFRIVQPSRCNYACSKEQITAPLSPAASPSYLSSGIQLRRQPYVLEAFFFLLFLMLGFML, encoded by the exons ATGGACAGAATTCTTGATATCCTCTTCTTGTTTCCTTTGTTGTTTTTGCTTcttcaaccttcttcttcccatcCCTTATGTACTGACTCAA CGGCACCCCTTACTCCAAAGACTCCTCTCACCTTCTGTCCTTACAATGGGAGCATCTGCTGTGACTCCATCAAGGATTCGCAGTTGCAAAAACAGTTTTTGTCAATGAACATCTCAGATCAAGCCTGTGCTTCTCTTATGCAATCGATTCTCTGTGCT TCTTGTGATCAATTCTCGGCGGAGCTATTCACAATTGAATCTGGAGCTCGAACAGTTCCTGTCCTATGCAACTCCACCATCTTAGAGGATTCAACCCAGTCAAACAGTTCTGCAGCAAATGATTATTGTGGAACAGTATGGGATACATGCAACAATGTGACTATGTTGAATTCCCCTTTTAATTCTTCACTTAATCCCAATTCCTCCTCCAAACTAACTGATTTTTGGTCGTCAAAAAATGAATTCTGCAATTTATTTGGTGGAGCTTCTAGTAATGAATCGGTATGCTTCAGTGGAGAAGCAGTTACACTTGAAAATACGGAAATTCAGGATCCCCCTCCTAATGGTCTGTGTATTGAAAGAATTAGCAATGGATCCTTCCTCAATTTGGCTCCTCATCCTGATGGTTCCAATCGTATTTTCTTAGGGGACCAAATGGGTAGAATATGGTTAGTAAGTGTTCCTGCTATGGGTTCTGGGGAAACGATAGTAGTCGATGAATCGAATCCATTTCTAGATATAACCAATCAAGTACATGTTAGTGATTCATTTGGGGTGATGGGTATTGCATTTCATCCAAACTTTGTCCACAATGGCCGCTTCTTTGTTTCATTCAATTGTGATAAGACTGAATGGCCTGGATGCTCTGGAAGATGTTCATGTAATTCAGATGTGAATTGTGATCCTACTAAGCTTGGTCTTGATGGTGGCTCCTTCCCATGTCAGTACTATACTATTGTCTCAGAATTTACAGCTAATGGTACCAATGCACAGATACTTTCCTCAATG GCAGAAGCAAGCAGTCCCACTGAAGTCAGAAGGATATTTTCCATGGGTCTTCCATTTACAAATCATCATGGTGGCCAGCTTCTCTTTGGACCAGAAGATGGATATTTATACTTTATGATGGGAGATGGTGGAAAAGATGATCCCTATAATTTTGCCCAAAACAAGAAATCTGTGCTTGGGAAGATTATGAGGCTCGATGTCGATAACTTACCAA CTGCAAAAGAAACAACTCAACTTGGTCTATGGGGAAACTATTCTATACCACAAGATAATCCATATTCTGAAGATCCGACATTGCGACCTGAAATTTGGGCGTGGGGATTCAGAAATCCTTGGCGTTGCAGTTTTGATGCAGAAAGGCCAGAATACTTTATGTGCTCAGATGATGTCGTG TCCACATATGAAGAGGTGAACATGATAACAAAGGGCGGGAACTATGGATGGCGTACCTACGAGGGTACTTATCTTTTCAATACTACAGATTCACCTGGAGGACATACATCACCCAAATCAATAAATGCCATATTCCCTGTAATGGGATACAACTTCTCTGAGGTAAATAAAGGCGACGGATCAGCAGCTCTCATAGGTGGCTACTTCTATCGTTCTATGGCTGATCCATGCATGTATGGAAG GTACTTGTTTGCAGACTTGTATGGTGCTGCTATTTTCGCAGGAACTGAAACCCCAGAGAACAGTGGAAACTTCACTCGTAATCAGCTTCCTTTCAGTTGTGCTCTTGATTCTCCATTGAAATGTGGCTCCACAGCAGATGGTCTCCCTGATTTGGGTTTCATACTTTCATTTGCAGAGGACAATAGTAACGATATTTTTCTCATAACTGCAAATGGTCTGTTCAGAATTGTTCAACCAAGCCGCTGCAACTATGCTTGCTCAAAGGAGCAGATTACAGCACCGTTGAGTCCAGCAGCCAGTCCTTCATATTTATCATCTGGGATTCAGTTGAGAAGACAACCTTATGTCCTGGaagctttcttctttttgttgtttcttatgCTTGGTTTTATGTTGTAA